ACTGAAATCCGGCGCATCGCCCGGTCGCCCAGAGGGCTCCGGCACGCGCAGGGAAAGCGGCTTGGTATTCCTGGTCATTCCATCCTGCCGTTCGGTTTGTCCGACCGCACTCGTTTGCGGCTGGATAGCATGGGCACAAAATCAAGGCTCGCCTATTTTCGCCTTGCGTCAAGCAGTTTTGGGGTTATTTATTGCGCAATAACGATAAATGGAGAAACGCATTGGCGGACGAACTGGATCCCATCGACGCTCGAATTCTCGACATTCTGCAACAGGACGCCGGATTGTCCGTCGCGGATGTGGCCGAGCGGGTGGGCCTGTCGGCTTCGCCATGCTGGCGCCGGATCAAGAGACTGGAGGATAGCGGCCTCATCCGCAAGCGGGTGACCCTTCTCGATGCCGCCCTGCTCGGCCTGGACTTCGAGGTCTATGCCATCGTCAAGCTGATGCTGCCGTCCCGCGAAAACCTCGACATCTTCGAAGCGGCCGTGGCCAACTGGCCCGAGGTCGTCCAGTGCGCGACCATCACCGGCCGCGAGGACTATGTCCTGCGCATCATCACCTCCGACATGCACGCCTTCGACAAGTTCCTGCGCGACAAGCTGCTGACGCTCGGCATCG
This DNA window, taken from Brevundimonas subvibrioides ATCC 15264, encodes the following:
- a CDS encoding Lrp/AsnC family transcriptional regulator translates to MADELDPIDARILDILQQDAGLSVADVAERVGLSASPCWRRIKRLEDSGLIRKRVTLLDAALLGLDFEVYAIVKLMLPSRENLDIFEAAVANWPEVVQCATITGREDYVLRIITSDMHAFDKFLRDKLLTLGIVSDCESHIVTRGVKNVTTLPLGIITPHVSH